GTGCTGCTCGCGGTCCTGGCCACCGGCGGCGCCGCGGCCCTGGCGAGCACGCTGGCCTGGGCGGCCGGCGCGGTGCTCAACTTCGTGGTCACCCGCCGCTGGGTGTGGGGCCGCACCGGGCGCCCGCGCCTGCGCCGCGAACTGCTGCCCTACCTCGTCGTCATCGGCCTCGGCGGGCTCGCGTCGGTCGGCCTCACGACGCTGGCCGGCTCCCTGCTGACGCCGCTGGACCTGCCGCACTTCTGGTGGGTCGTGCTCGTCGACGGAGCGTACGTGGCCAGTTACGCGCTGGTGTTCGTCGTGAAGTTCACCCTGCTCGACCGGCTCGTGTTCGGCCGCGGCGCAGCACGTACCCCCGCCACCACGTCCCCGTCATGACCCGGGCGTAGTTGGCGCCGTAGACGACACTGCCGCCCTTCTTGCTCTTGCCCGCCTTGCGCAGCCGCATGCTCATCGGCAGCTCGACGACCCGGGCGCCGCGCGCGGTCACGCCGAGCATCAGCTCCGACGACTGGTACTGCGGTTCGTTGAGCGGAACCGAGCAGGCCAGGTCCGCCCGCATCGCGCGGAAGCCGAACGACGTGTCGGTGATCCGCCGGCCGGTCAGTACCGAGGCCAGGGCGGCGAACACGCGCACGCCCAGCCACCGGACGCGGCTGTCGGCCTCTTCGTGACCCAGCCGGCGGGAGCCGGTGACGAAGTCCGCGGTGCCCTCGACGACCGGCCTGACCAGGGCTTCCAGCTCGCTGTTGTCGTACTGGCCGTCGGCGTCGGTCGTCACGACGTACTCGGCACCGGCTTCGGCCGCGAGGTGGTAGCCCAGGCGCAGGGCAGCGCCCTGGCCGCGGTTGCGGGGCGCGACGCAGACGTGCGCACCGTGCTCTTCGGCGATCGCCGCGGTGTCGTCGGTGCCGCCGTCGACCACGACGAGCACGTCGACCCGCATGCCGAGGCACTCGTCCGGCATCTTCTCCAGGACTTCGCCGATGCCGCCGGCCTCGTTGTACGCCGCGATCACGACGGTCAGCGGGGCCAGTTCCAGGCCGGGGTGACGGCCGCGGAAGTCGTCGAGGGCGCCCTGGTCGACGTCGTCGGGGAACGCGGCGAGGCGTTTCCGGCTGGCCGAC
This genomic window from Amycolatopsis mongoliensis contains:
- a CDS encoding GtrA family protein is translated as MTTVTNGVRPRTTDETRRRGWARLARAAATSVAATVVSQVVLLAVLATGGAAALASTLAWAAGAVLNFVVTRRWVWGRTGRPRLRRELLPYLVVIGLGGLASVGLTTLAGSLLTPLDLPHFWWVVLVDGAYVASYALVFVVKFTLLDRLVFGRGAARTPATTSPS